The following is a genomic window from Rhodopirellula islandica.
CAACGCCAATGGCATCTCGCCGATTTCATCGATGAACAACGTGCTGCCGTCTGCGACCTCGAACAGGCCTGGTTTCATCGCAGTGGCGCCCGTGAATGATCCTTTTTCATGTCCAAACAATTCGCTTTCGACCAATTGTTCAGGCAAGGCGGCGCAGTTGACCGTCACCAAGGGTTTGTCGGATCGCGGGCTGCCGGAGTGAATCGCGGCGGCAACGAGTTCTTTGCCAGTTCCGCTTTCCCCTTGAATCAACACGGATTTTTCGGTGGGAGCGACACGGTCGATCAACGCCATCAGTTTTTGCATGGGCGCCGAGTGGCCGATCATCCCTCTTGTCTTCTTCGTCGAACGCGTGATGACCTCGCGAAGTTGAGTGTTTTCTTTTCGGAGTTTCCGGCGTTCGAAGGCGGCCCGGCAGCGACGTTCCAGTTCGTCCATCGGAAATGGTTTGGTCTGAAAGTCGAACACGCCCAAACGCATCGACTCGACGGCGTTGTGAATTGTTCCTGCACCCGTCAACACGATGATCTCCGTGTCGGGATTGGATTCGCACATTCGCTGCACCAGTTCCAATCCGCTCAGACCTGGCATGTTCCAATCCAGGATCGCGATCTCGAAGTCGTGGTGGCCGCACAGGTCCAGGGCATCTTGGCCGCTGGTCGATTGGGCCACTCGATACCCCTTCCGCTCGAACCAGCGTGCACAGCCTTCGCCGAAGTCTTCCTCGTCGTCAACAAACAGGATGCTGAGTGTTTCATTCATCGAGTGGCTTTCATGAAATGTGGCCGGATGAGCACACCGGGTGATCTCCCGTGCACACTTTGACGTTCGATCGCAGCCTGCCAGAGTCCGTCTGCGGAAATGATTGGACGAATTGCGTTTTGCCCAATGGGGGCGGTCTCCTCGGCAAGAGAAAGCTTTCTCCAACGCGAAAACGGCAAATGCAGTTTGTTTCGTACGAGCCTGCTGGACGTGATCCGCCGGGCGATTGATTGGGAAATGCGTGTTGGCCAGTTTTGTCACGGAGGTGGGTACGCAAACTGCGAACCGAATCGCTCACGAAGAGCGTTTCAAACGCCACCCAGTCGTGTTTGGGAACGATTCCTCGCGAAGTTTGCGGTGACGTCGTCCTGCCCGTTCTTGATTCGTCTTATGTCCAGATCCTCCACCACTGTTCGTTGCATGACCCGTCCATCCATCGAGGCTCTCAACCAAACACCGTTGTCAGACGAGGTTCAGTTGCCAGGTTTGAAAGTGGAGCGGCACTCAAGGATCTTGGAGGATCTGCTGCGAGGCGAATCGCTGGAGATCACGCTGACCAAGTTGGTGGAACTGGCCGAAGAATCACGGGAGGGCATGCTGGGGTCAGTGATGCTGCTCGACTCCCAAGCGAAGCAGTTGCAGTTGGCCGCCAGTGTTTCGCTTCCCGATCGCTATGTGAAAGCAATGGATGGTCTGGAGATTGGTCCACGCGTGGGATCCTGTGGGATGGCGGCGTGCACGGGAGAGCGAGTGGTGATCGAAGATCTTTTCACTCATCCCAATTGGAAACCGTATCGCGAATT
Proteins encoded in this region:
- a CDS encoding sigma-54-dependent transcriptional regulator, with protein sequence MNETLSILFVDDEEDFGEGCARWFERKGYRVAQSTSGQDALDLCGHHDFEIAILDWNMPGLSGLELVQRMCESNPDTEIIVLTGAGTIHNAVESMRLGVFDFQTKPFPMDELERRCRAAFERRKLRKENTQLREVITRSTKKTRGMIGHSAPMQKLMALIDRVAPTEKSVLIQGESGTGKELVAAAIHSGSPRSDKPLVTVNCAALPEQLVESELFGHEKGSFTGATAMKPGLFEVADGSTLFIDEIGEMPLALQPKLLRVLEDGSLRRIGSAKERHVDVRIVAATNRNMENEVAEGRFREDLYYRINVMSLELSPLRHRGEDIELLIQHFLGTEFELDEEAQAALLSYEWPGNVRQLINVIERAKILADDQLLTMEDLPKELQRPPIDHEAPLELAGSLQVLQRDHITEVLLRENGNKSKTARVLGIERRKLYRMMKSHGIG